The window CTGTGGTTGGGGCAGTCAGCTCCGCCTTCCCCCTGTCCTGCCTGGCTTGGACTCCGACCAGACAGGACCTGCGGGACAGAGGTGGAGGCTGCTCCTGACCTGGGCGACCCGCCATCCCCTCCCCAGACTTAATAGGTGAGGTGGGGTTGCCTGGGGAGGGCATGTGGCTGGGTCCTCTCCCCGGCTCCTGGCATGTGTTGGCGAGCAGGGCTCGGGCGTGGGGCCTGTTGGGGCCGGGCCACCACCCCTGCTGGCTCTGGATGGGTGGCCCAGCCTGGACACCCTGTGTGTGAGCCCGGCTGAGGGCCTGGGCCTTGTGATTCCCTGTGTCCTCCTAGCAGTCCGGGTGTCCTCTGGGGGAGTTGCTCAGTGGGGCCGGGGCCCAGGCCATTCTCCCCCAGCAGGATGGGGTCCTGGTGCTCCTTTTCCTGGTGCCATCTGCCTGTCCTCCCCTAAAACCCCTCGCAGGGATGGTGCCCCAGTCTTGTTTCCTCCTGTCCCCTGCCTAGGCGGGCCTCAGGCTCAGGTCCGGTCTATCCTGTAGCCTCTGTCCTCTGGGTCCTGTTTCCCCCCAGGTTGGCATCTTTCCCCCCTTGCCGACCCATGGGCCTCATGGTTGCCTGGGCGTGATGTGGCatctgggaggggacagggactCCTGGTTAGCTGGGCTCAGCTCTGGGGCCATTCTCCCACGAGGGTCCCCACCAGGCAGGGGCTTGGAAAGGATGGGAGGCGGGACTGTCTCCTCTTGGCAGactggcccagggagggggcaggaggctcTGGGCGATTCATGGAAAGGAGGTGTGCCATGTGGGTGGCAGGTGGGccgagaggaggagggggtgccTGGGGGGGGAACCTCTATCCCCCCAGTGGTGCtagacctctctgtgcctggctctgcctcctctccagctgAGCAGCTTCTAGAAGCCTCCAGTGTGCCTGCCTCGCTCCCGTCTCAGCCCAGCAGGCTCCACAGAGAAGTGGTGGttcagggggcggggcctgccctgggagggggagggtggagtcTCCAGGGACTGGCCCTTTGTGCAACAAACCAGCCTAGGAGAGTAGTAGTGCCATTGTCCTCTCCATTAGGCCCTTGGGGCCTGGAGTGGTTCATCCTCATAGAGCCAGAGGCTGTGCACCCCTTGGCCTGTCCTCTTGGATGGATGCCTCTGTAGTGCTGGCACCAGCTCAGTAGCCACCCTCTCTAGTTAAAGCAGCTGTCCCAACACAGAGTGGTGGTCAAGGCAGAGGGGGCCCTAGGCCTGCCCAGTAttgtctgccccctcccctggatCTGAGGGTCTGGGGCAGAGGTCGAGGGGCTGGATTAGGAGCTAGGCTTCCTGGCTCCACCTGTGTCCCGCCCACAGCGTCCTCTTCTCTGCACTCCACCAGGGATGCACTCAGCTTCTCGTGCAGAGGCCCAAGGGACTTGCTCCATTGCAAGGGCTGGCTGCTTGGGCTCCTCCCTGCCTGACAGCCGCTGCAACCCCCAGCCCGTGGCACCCCCACTGCAGGGGGCCCCTCAGAGCTCCTGTGGGAGGTAGTCTCAGAGTCCTGGAAAGCACTAGGTCGAGACCTCGAAATCTGGGGTCCCTCAGGGGCTCACGGAGCCCTCAAAAGCCTTTGGGTTGGGGTGCTCAGAGCAGTAGGGGGCACTTAGTGCCCTTATGGAGATCTGGAACCCTGGGAAGTGGGGCCCAGCCTGAAGGGGAGTCCTGGAGGGGGGCCAGAGCCTTTGGGAGCTATCAGAACTCTGGGAGGGGGTGGctcagccctggggcaggaggcttGAAGCCCCTCAGGAGCCTGCAGTCACCTTCCCTTGGTGGGTGGTGATCAATGCATGTGGTTGCCCTTGgggaataaatgaagaaaggtGGAGACTGTCTCCTGGGTGgtaactctttcctttctttcctctctcaagACACCACAATGGTTGCCAAGCACACCTAgcctcccctttccctgctttcCCTGCAACAGATGGAGGACTGAAGCCCGCAGAGGGCATTCCATCCAGAGGCCTCGGTCTCTCCCCTTCCTTGTGATGCCTCAAGCccagctctccttcctcctgtgctgtcccttctctctgcctcagctaCTCCCAAGTGTCAGCACATAAGCCTTACCATTTCTCTAGGCTTCACCTGACTCTTCCCAGACTCCTTGGGGCTCCAGCAGTCCCCGGTAGTGAGTGATTGTTGGGGACCATTCTCACAGGCTCAGTCCCTGCTCGTAACATACTTGATTTGGGATCAGTTGCTGAAACAAGATGTCTCACTGTGCCCCTCTGTAGTCCCCATGCACTGGCAACCTGATTGCTTGTTCTGCTCCTCCCCCAATGCAGGCTCACTGATCTTACCATCAGGCCCTGTTGTCACCAACGAGGAGGCAGCATCTCTGCCCATGCCCACCACCCACCATGAATCATCCAAGCCTCAGCTCTTGCACTGGGATGACAAGGGGCCTGGGGACTCCACGCCAGTTGGCTGGGTGCTGGGAGAGCCAGGTGGGAGTGGCTTGCAGAGGCTGTGGGAGTGGTGAGAAAATCTGAAGCAACTaagttctttcattcttttctgtatatatatgtatcttttctgtatattttaaatgcataaaaaggTGTTACTTTTAGGAAAACacatacataccaaaaaaaaagtgcagGGACAGACTAGGGTGCAGCAAAAAAATGAGCAGGAGTGTTGGGTGGGAGGgttccagcccctgccctggctggAGCTCACCATGTGGCCCTGGACAGCCAAGTGCCTGCAAAGACTCAGGAGCCCACAGTGCACGTGCAGGTGAGAGGCCAGCCCTGCCATGTCCTATCTACCATCTGTAGCCAGGAGCCACCAGAGGTGAGGAACTGGTGTCAGGGCCCCACCCAACGGGGAAGCCCTGGTGGAGCCAGCCTCTCTGCTTTTCAGCCCCCTGCTGGCGGTGTAGAGCCAGAGTGCACGGCCTCACATGGCGTCCTACACTGGGTTACCTCAGCACCTGCCGTTAAAGTTGTACCTAAACTTTGAAAATTAGGAAATACCCGTGGCAGAAAACCAGGAGGTAATTGAGAATAGCCAGGTGAGGGAATGGTTAACCCGAAGGTGATGGGGCATTTCCGGGTATTGGGAGCCTTCCCCTGTCATTAAACAATCAGCTTTCCAATAGAAATGGCCCACCAAGCAGAACCCTTCCCATCTCCCTGCCCTGGGACACTGAGGTGGGCGTCTGCTTTTCCCAGTTAGGACATCCACAACTGACGTCGTCCATGCCGCCTTGCCTGCATTTCCGGGTGGGCTGTCCGTGGGCTGTAATTCTTAAGTAGTTACAAGAGCTTTGGTAACAAATCAGGAAATGGACCCTACAAGCAAAACACATATGTACCCACGGGTAGCATGTGATCCCTACCCTTAAccgaaaagaaaaaggaagaacaaagccaGATGTCAACTCTGGAGACCCAAGCCCCAGAGGCCCTGAGCAGGGGGCAGCCCAACCCCTCCCCACATTAAAGGGAAGAGCccacatgttaaaaataaacgGTCTTTTTATTGTGCGTTCATGAAAACAAAGTCAGGGTGGCCTTTGGTTAATCCCCCCCAATGAAGTGACAACAAATCATGCAATGACAACCACCATGTTCTCTCCAGGAGAAGGGTCTTGCCCTCCTAGGCCCTTAAGGGTCAGAGGCAAGCAGGGCCAGGAGGCTCCAGAGGAAGGCCCGCCCAGGCCCACCATGCTGCAGAGGGTCTGGTCCTGCTGCCTCCCTGGCAGGACAAGGCAGGAGAAGCAAACATTGCCCCTTTCCCAGGACCCCCAAGCTAGAACACAGAAAAgccccaacccccctcccccagcaaacaCTGCTAAGGCAGTCAGCCAGGACTTCCAAGAGCAGCTGGCCCCAAAACCACGAAGCCAGACCCTCAGGGGTCTGCCCAGAAGGGGTTGCCATCCTCAGCCTGCATGGAGTAGTAAACAAAGAGCAGGAAGGCAGCGAAGACCAGGAACAGGAGCATCTGACCCCAGAGTGGGACCTGGCGCTCCTGACCCAGACCTGCCCCAGGGGCCTGCTTTTCGGGCCGGATGGCACGGCGGGTGAGCCACGAAGGTGGGGGAGATGAAGATGAGGACACTggagaggtagaggaggaggtggggtaaTAGGACAGGCCCAGGGAGCTTCTGGAGACGTTGGAAACGGGGCGGTAGTGTGCGATGCTCTGGTAGGCACTGTCACGACCATACACGGGGCGCTCCCTGAGGCAAAGAGGAGAGTGGATAGGTCAGGAGGGCCTGAGCCCAGAACCAGCCCCAATCCCTGGCCCTCCCTACTACTCACCtatccttgccttcttcttcggAAGAGAAAAGACTGTCATCGCGAACCTACAGAAGTGAATCAGGGTAAAAAGATACTGCCTGGTGAGGTCAGCGTGGTCCTGTCACATCCCTTAATCCAAACTTCCCTGTCCAGCCTACTCTGAATACTGCTTAAAAGCCGGGGCCTCGCCACCCTCCAGAAGCCTTCTCAGTTCCCGGCCCTATCTGTGGGGCCTTGCCACTTGCTCAGTGACTGTCCTGACTGCCTGCACCCTACTTTCTGCCCCAGGATTCTCAGAAAGAGCTCAAACCCAGATCCCAGACCAGAGTGTAGGGCATGTCCCAGGTCCTTTAGTCAGACAGTTGTGACAGCCCCGCAAAGAAAGGTCCTGACTAGGCAGGCAACTGCTGAGCCCACCTCTCCCTGGAGGCTTAGGAGCCACCATTTGCACCCAGTGCCCCCCCAGTGTATCCAAACCCAGCGATGACCCCCTCAGGTTGTACCCAAGTATAGGGGGTCCAATGGCCAGCTCACCTGGTGGTGGAAGGT is drawn from Camelus ferus isolate YT-003-E chromosome X, BCGSAC_Cfer_1.0, whole genome shotgun sequence and contains these coding sequences:
- the EMD gene encoding emerin isoform X2; this encodes MDDYAGLSDAELAAVLRQYNIPHGPVVGSTRKLYEKKIFEFETQRRRLSPPNSSASPFSYRFSGYNDDYYEESYLSTRTYGEPESVGTSKGFRQPSASLSDADTFHHQVRDDSLFSSEEEGKDRERPVYGRDSAYQSIAHYRPVSNVSRSSLGLSYYPTSSSTSPVSSSSSPPPSWLTRRAIRPEKQAPGAGLGQERQVPLWGQMLLFLVFAAFLLFVYYSMQAEDGNPFWADP
- the EMD gene encoding emerin isoform X1 encodes the protein MDDYAGLSDAELAAVLRQYNIPHGPVVGSTRKLYEKKIFEFETQRRRLSPPNSSASPFSYRFSDLDAASMDSDMYDLPKKEDALLYQSKGYNDDYYEESYLSTRTYGEPESVGTSKGFRQPSASLSDADTFHHQVRDDSLFSSEEEGKDRERPVYGRDSAYQSIAHYRPVSNVSRSSLGLSYYPTSSSTSPVSSSSSPPPSWLTRRAIRPEKQAPGAGLGQERQVPLWGQMLLFLVFAAFLLFVYYSMQAEDGNPFWADP